Genomic DNA from Halorussus rarus:
CACCGCGAAGGTCCCGACTACCGACGACCAGAGCGAGGGGGTCCTGGAGGGCGTCCGGAGGGCGTGCGCGAAGGCCGACCTCGACCCCGGCGACGTCGACGTCTTCTCCCACGCGATGACCGTCTCGACGAACGCACTGCTCGAGGGCGAGGGCGCCAGGACCGCGCTGGTCACCACCGAGGGGTTCCGCGACGTGCTCGAGATCGGCCGCCAGGACCGGCCCGCGCTGTACGACCTGGACGCCGAGAAGCCCGACCCGCTGGTCCCCCGGCGACGGCGCTTCGAGGTGGCCGAGCGCGCGACTCCCGACGGCGTCGAGCGCGCGGTCGAGGAGAGCGAGGTCCGGGCGCTCGCCGACGACATCCGGGACAGCGGCGCCGAGAGCGTCGCGGTCTCGCTGCTCCACGCCTACGCCGAACCGGGCAACGAGCGGGTCGTCGCCGAGGTGCTGCGCGACGAACTCGACGTCCCGGTCTCGGCGTCCCACGAGGTGCTGGCGGCGTTCCGTGAGTACGAGCGCACCGCCACGACCGCGGTCGACGCCTACGTGACCCCGAAGATAGACGACTACCTCGGCCGACTGGTCGAGCGCGCCGGGGACGCCGGGGTACCGGCCCCGCTCGTGATGCAGTCGAACGGCGGCATCGCCGACGCCGCCACCGTCCGCGAGCACGCCGTGACGACCTGCCTCTCCGGCCCCGCTGCGGGGGTCGTCGGCGCGGACGCAACCGCGAGGGGAGCGGCCGCGGACGCCGAAGGCGCGGACGCCCCGACCGAATCGGCGTCCGAGGCGCGGGACCTGGTCACCTTCGACATGGGCGGCACCTCCAGCGACGTGAGCCTCGTCCGGGACGGCGAGGTCGAGCGCACCACCGAGGCCGAGATCGGCGACCGTCCCGTGGGCGTCCCGATGGTGGACGTGACCACGGTGGGTGCGGGCGGCGGGAGCCTCGCGTGGGTCGACGACGGCGGCGCGCTCCGGGTCGGCCCCGAATCGGCGGGCGCCGATCCCGGTCCGGCGTGCTACGGCCGCGGCGGCACCGACCCCACCGTCACCGACGCGAACGTCGTGCTGGGCTATCTGGGCGGGGACACCGCGCTGGGCGGCGAACTCTCGCTCGACGTCGACGCCGCCCGCGAGGCACTCGCCGACCTCGCCGAGCAAGCGGACCTCGCGGGACCGGTCGAGGCCGCCCGCGGCGTCTACCGGGTGGCCAACGCCAGCATGACCCGGGCGGTCCGGGCGGTCACGGTCGAGCGCGGCCACGACCCCCGGGCGTTCGCGCTGGCGGCGTTCGGCGGCGCGGGGCCGATGCACGCCGCCGCGCTCGCCGACCACCTCGACGTCGAGCGGGTGGTCGTCCCGCGGGCCTGCGGGGTCCTCTCGGCGTTCGGCCTGCTCGCGGCCGACGAGACCCGCGACGCGGTCCGGACCCACCGCGCCTCGCTCGCCGACGCCGATTCGGACGAGATCGAGGCGGTCCTCGCGGACCTGGCGGACGAAGCCCGAGGCGACCTCCGGAACCCCGACGCCGCCGCGGTCGACCGCCGCGCCGACCTGCGGTACGCCGGCCAGAGCTTCGAGCTGTCGGTGGCGGTCGGCGAGCCGTTCGACCCCGAGGCGGTCGCCGAGCGGTTCCACGCGGCCCACGAGACGACCTACGGCTACCGGATGAACGAGGCGGTCGACCTCGTCGGTCTGCGAGTGAGCGCGACCGTCGCGCGCGAGACGCCCGCGGTCGCCTACGAGCACTCGGGCGAGGCCCGGGTCGGGGAGCGCGAGGCCGACTTCGGGGACGGGTTCCGCGAGACGCCGGTCTACCGCCGGGAGGCGCTGCCGGCGGGCGAGTCGTTCGCCGGGCCCGCGATCTGCGAGCAGGCCGACAGCACCGTGGTCGTCCCGCCGGGGTGGCGGGCGTCGGTCCGCGACGACGGGACGCTGGTGCTGTCGAGGGATCGGCGAGGCAGTAGTACCGACGAGGAGGGAGCGCGATGACCGCCGCCGCCGACATCGACTCCGTCGAGCTCGAGATTCTGCGGAATCAACTCGAGAGCGTCGCCGAGGAGATGGGACAGGTGCTGATTCGCGGGGCGTACTCGCCCAACATCAAGGAGCGCCAGGACTGCTCGACCGCGCTGTTCGACGCCGAGGGCCGGCTGGTCGCCCAGGCCGAGCACATCCCGGTCCACCTCGGCGCGATGCCCGAGGCGGTCGACGCCGTCCTCGACTGCGACCCCGAACCCGGCGACACCTTCGTCGTCAACGACCCCTTCGCGGGCGGGACCCACCTGCCGGACGTGACGCTGGTCTCGCCGCTCGCGCCCGAAGTGGCGGCCGACGCCGGTTCTCGCGAGGAGGTCGCCATCGGAGACGAGCAGATCGTCGGGTACGCGGTCTCCCGCGCCCACCACGCCGACGTCGGCGGGATGACGCCCGGCAGCATGCCCGCGGGCGCGCGAGAAATCTATCAGGAGGGCCTGCGCCTGCCGCCGGTCCGACTCGTCGCGGGCGGCGAGGTGAACGAGGACGTGCGCGACCTGCTGCTGGCGAACGTCCGGACGCCCGACGAGCGGCGGGCCGACCTCCGTGCCCAGCTGGCCGCCAACGACCGGGCCGAGGAGCGGCTGGGCGACCTGCTGGCCGACCACGGCGACCGGCTGCTCGCGGCGTTCGACGCCGTCATCGACTACTCCCGCGAGCGGGTCGAGTCGGAGATCGCGGACCTGCCCGACGGCGAGTACGCGGCCACCGACGTCCTCGAAGGCGACGGCGTCACGGACGACGACATCCCGATCGAGGCCACCGTCACCGTCGAGGGCTCCTCGCTCGCGGTCGACTTCGCGGGCACCGCCGACCAGGTGGCGGGCAACCTCAACGCGCCGCTGGCGGTCGCCAAGAGCGCGGTCTACTTCGTCGTCCGGTGCGCGACCGACCCCGGGATTCCGCCGAACCACGGGTGCTACGCCCCGGTCTCGGTCAGCGCGCCCGAGGGGTCCCTGTTGAACCCGAGACCGCCCGCCGCGGTCGTCGGGGGCAACGTCGAGACCAGCCAGCGCGTCACCGACGTCGCGTTCCGCGCGCTGGCCGAGGCGGTGCCCGAGCGCGTGCCCGCCGAGGGGCAGGGCACGATGAACAACCTGATCATCGGGGGCCGTGACGGTGACTTCACTTACTACGAGACCGTCGGCGGCGGCTTCGGCGCCCGCCCGGCGTCGGACGGCATGGACGGCGTCCAGGTCGGGATGACCAACACGCTCAACACCCCCGTCGAGGCCCTCGAAGCCGAGTACCCCCTGCGGGTCGACCGCTACGCGCTCCGGCCCGACACCGGCGGCGCGGGCGAGTACCGCGGCGGCCTCGGGCTCGAACGCGCGGTCACGGTCGAGACGAGCGCGACGGTCTCGCTGCTCACCGAGCGCCGGCGACACGCGCCGAAGGGCCTCGACGGCGGCCAATCGGGCGCGCTCGGCGAGAACCGCGTCGACGGCGAGCGCGTCGGCGCGAAGGCCACCGTCGAGGTCGAGCCCGGGACCACCGTCGCGGTGCTGACCCCCGGCGGGGGCGGGCGCGGCGACCCGGCCGACCGCGACCCCGGAGCGCGCGAGGCCGACCGGGTGGACGAGAAAGTGACCGGCGACGAGTGAGCGGTCGCGGCCGCCCGTTCGGACCCAGCCGCCGCCCTCGACTGCGCAAGTATTCGGCCGAAACCGCAGGAAAGAAACGCCGCGTCCCGAGGACGAGGCAGAACCTCTAAGTTATCAATCCGTCTACCTTCCACCGTGGACCGTGACACCGTACGCCCCGTCGTCCTCGCGCTGCTCGCAGTCGTCGCCATCGGCTTCGCGGCGGCGACGCTCGACTCGGCCGTCCGGACCGACTCGGGCGGGTTCGGCTTCGGTTCGCCGAGCTCCGACGCGGGCGCACCCGAGGGCGGCCAGCCCAGCATCGGGCTGGGGAACCGGTCGTCGCCGCCCGCCGGCGGCGGCTCGCTGCTGGACGTCCCCTGCTACGCGTTCCTCGACTCGTGGTGGGCCATCACCGCCATCGTCGGGGTCTTCGGGCTCGGCGCGTACGTCGCCTTCCGCCGGCTCGGGGGCGTCGGCGTCGTCGCCTACGCCGGCCCGGTGGGCATCCCGCTGCTGTTCGCCCACGCCGTCCTGACGAGCTGCACCCAACCGCTGCCGAAGGTCAGCCAGTCGATGTTCGGCGGCAACATGACGCTCGTGCCGGAGGGCGGCAGCGGCGTGCCCGGCGGCGCCACCGGGACGAGCGTCACCGACCCCTCGTTCCTGCTGATGGCGGGCCTCGGCGTCGCGCTGCTCGCCGCGGTCGCGCTGCTGTTCGTCTCCTCCTCGGGCGACGACTCCGACGAGGAGTTCGCCGAACCCGACACCGCCGAGGACGTGCGCGCCGTCGGCCGGGCCGCGGGCGAGGCCGCCGACCGCATCGAGGACGCCACCGACGTGGACAACGAGGTGTTCCGCGCGTGGCGCGAGATGACCGACCACCTCCGGGTCAGCAACCCCGCCTCGAGCACGCCCGCGGAGTTCGCCGCGGCCGCGGTCGACGCGGGCATGGCCCGCGAGGACGTCGACCGGCTCACCGCGCTGTTCGAGGAGGTCCGGTACGGCGGCGAGGCGCCGACCGAGGAGCGCGAACAGCAGGCCCTCGACGCGCTGCGTCGCATCGAACGCGAGTACGCCGGTACCGAGCCGGGCGACGCTAATCGGGGCGGAAACACCGATTCGGAGGGACGCACCGGTCCGGACGGAGACGCCGGTTCGGACGCCGACGACGGAGGTGACGCCGCGTGACCGACGACAACGACCATCCGATTCTGACCGTCGTCGGCGTGGTCGCGGTCGCGCTCGGCCTGCTGATGGCGTTCGTCCCCGGCTTCGCCGCGGCCGTCGGCACCGGCTACGCCGCCGTGACCGCGGTGGGTCTGCTCGCGCTGGTCCAGGGGCTCCGGGTCGCCCGGGCCCGCCAGGCCGCCGAGGTCGAGGCCGCCGAGACGCCCGACGTCGAGACCGTCGAGTCGGTGCCGACGCCGGGCGAGGAGTTCGACCGGACCGTCGCCGAACTCCGGTCGGGGCCCCGACGGATGCTCGTCCGCGAGCGGTCGGACCTCCGGGACACGCTCAGGGAGGCCGCGGTCACGGCGGTCGCCGACCGGGACAACTGCTCGCCCGAGCGGGCCCGCGAGCGCATCGCGGCCGGGACGTGGACCGACGACCCCCACGCCGCGGCGTTCCTCGGCGGCGACGACGCGCCGTCGCCCCCGCTGCTCGACAGGCTGCGGCTCGCGGCCAGCACCGAGTCGCGCAACCAGCACCGCATCCGCCGGACCGCCGACGCCGTCGCCCGGGCCGCGGGCGTCGCCCCGGACGACGAGGCGTCGAGCGACGGCCCGGACGACGACGGCACCGGGTCGAGGGGCTCCCGGACCGAGGGCTGGCTGTCGCGCCTCCGGTCGTGGCGGACCGACACCGGCGGACCGGGCGACGCGCCGTCCCCGGACGCGGACGCCGCGTCCGCCGGGACCGAATCGGCTGACCGCGGCGGCTCGACCCCGGACGCAGAGCGGGCGACCGAGGCCGACCGAGGCGGAGCCGAACCGGCCGACGCCGACCGTCGAACGGAGGCCGAAGCGTGAAGTCGATCCGCCGGACCCGCCGGTGGAAGGGCGTGAGCGCGGTCGCGCTGCTGGCCGGCGGGCTCGGCGTGCTGTTCAGTCGACCGCTGGTGCTGCTGTCGGGCGTCGTCGGGGTCGCGTTCGCGGCCTACGCCCGGACCGCGGGCACGCCCGAGGTCGACCTCGACGTGACACGGACCGTCAGCGACGACGAACCGCTGCCCGGCGACGAGGTCCGGGTCCGGGTGGTCGTCGAGAACGTCGGCGACGCGATGCTGGCAGACGTCCGCCTCGTCGACGGGGTACCAGACGCCCTGCCGGTGACCGACGGCTCGGCCCGGCTCGGGACCGCGCTCCGGCCGGGGAAGACGGCATCTTTCACGTACACCGTCGAGGCCGAGCGCGGCGAGCACGAGTTCGACCCCGTGACCGCCGTCGTCCGGGACTTCAGCGGGGCCGTCGAGGTCGAGACCGCAGTCGAGTGCGAGACGACGCTCCGGTGCGTCCCGAAGCTCGGGACGACCGTCGACGTGCCCCTGCGCGCCCAGACCACCCAGTACACCGGCCGGGTCACGACCGACACCGGCGGGTCGGGCGTCGAGTTCCACGCCACCCGGGAGTACCGCCCGGGCGACCCGCTCTCGCGGGTCGACTGGAACCGGCTCGCGCGCACGGGCGAGCTCACCACCGTCGAGTTCCGCGAGGAGCGGGCCGCCAGCGTGGTCGTGGTCGTCGACACCCGCGAGCAGGCGTACCTCGCGCGCGGCGAGAGCGAGCGCAACGCGGTCCAGTTCGGCGTCGACGCCGCGGGCAAGATGGTCACGAAGCTGCTCGACGCGGGCGACCGCGTGGGGCTGGCGTCGTTCGGGCCCGCGGACTGCTGGCTGGCGCCGGGCGCGGGCACCGACCACCAGGCCCGGGCGCGCGACCTGCTGGCGACCCACCCTGCGTTCGCGCCGACGCCCTCGGACGAGATGTTCTACCCGGTCACGCGGCTGAAGCAGCTCCGCAAGCGGCTGCCCGCCGCCTCGCAGGTGGTGTTCGTCACGCCGCTGTGCGACGAGTTCGGCCCGGAGGTCGCCCGCCGGCTCGACGCCCAGGACCACCTCGTGACCGTAGTGAGCCCGGACCCGACCGCGACGGCGACCGCCGGACAGCGGTTCGCCCGGACCCAGCGGAGTCAGCGCGTCTCCGAGCTCCGGGGGGCCGGCGTCCGGGTCGTCGACTGGGACGTCGACGAGACGCTGGGCGTGGCGCTGGCCCGGACCGCCCGGGTCGCGGGAGGTGGCGCGTGAACCGCGAGATCGACCGGTCGCCCGCTCGCCTCTCGTCGGCGCTGTCGGTGACTGCGGCCGGGCTCTCGGCCGGCACCAGCGCGCTCACGGGGTCCGTCGGGCTCGCGGTCGGCGCGGCCGGGTTCCTCGCGGTCGCGCTCGGCGTGTTTCGGGGGTCGCTGCGGGCCGTCACCCTCGGGGCGACCGCGCTGCTGATCGCGGCGCTGGCGGGCGGCCTGGCGGTCGGCGCGCCGTTCCTGCTGCTGC
This window encodes:
- a CDS encoding hydantoinase B/oxoprolinase family protein yields the protein MTAAADIDSVELEILRNQLESVAEEMGQVLIRGAYSPNIKERQDCSTALFDAEGRLVAQAEHIPVHLGAMPEAVDAVLDCDPEPGDTFVVNDPFAGGTHLPDVTLVSPLAPEVAADAGSREEVAIGDEQIVGYAVSRAHHADVGGMTPGSMPAGAREIYQEGLRLPPVRLVAGGEVNEDVRDLLLANVRTPDERRADLRAQLAANDRAEERLGDLLADHGDRLLAAFDAVIDYSRERVESEIADLPDGEYAATDVLEGDGVTDDDIPIEATVTVEGSSLAVDFAGTADQVAGNLNAPLAVAKSAVYFVVRCATDPGIPPNHGCYAPVSVSAPEGSLLNPRPPAAVVGGNVETSQRVTDVAFRALAEAVPERVPAEGQGTMNNLIIGGRDGDFTYYETVGGGFGARPASDGMDGVQVGMTNTLNTPVEALEAEYPLRVDRYALRPDTGGAGEYRGGLGLERAVTVETSATVSLLTERRRHAPKGLDGGQSGALGENRVDGERVGAKATVEVEPGTTVAVLTPGGGGRGDPADRDPGAREADRVDEKVTGDE
- a CDS encoding DUF58 domain-containing protein — its product is MKSIRRTRRWKGVSAVALLAGGLGVLFSRPLVLLSGVVGVAFAAYARTAGTPEVDLDVTRTVSDDEPLPGDEVRVRVVVENVGDAMLADVRLVDGVPDALPVTDGSARLGTALRPGKTASFTYTVEAERGEHEFDPVTAVVRDFSGAVEVETAVECETTLRCVPKLGTTVDVPLRAQTTQYTGRVTTDTGGSGVEFHATREYRPGDPLSRVDWNRLARTGELTTVEFREERAASVVVVVDTREQAYLARGESERNAVQFGVDAAGKMVTKLLDAGDRVGLASFGPADCWLAPGAGTDHQARARDLLATHPAFAPTPSDEMFYPVTRLKQLRKRLPAASQVVFVTPLCDEFGPEVARRLDAQDHLVTVVSPDPTATATAGQRFARTQRSQRVSELRGAGVRVVDWDVDETLGVALARTARVAGGGA
- a CDS encoding DUF7519 family protein, which gives rise to MNREIDRSPARLSSALSVTAAGLSAGTSALTGSVGLAVGAAGFLAVALGVFRGSLRAVTLGATALLIAALAGGLAVGAPFLLLPGVIATVLAWDLGEQAINVGDQLGRGADTTQLEATHAAGSTVVAVGAGGLGYGVYLASAGGRPVTALVFLLLAAVVLTSALRA
- a CDS encoding DUF7269 family protein, yielding MTDDNDHPILTVVGVVAVALGLLMAFVPGFAAAVGTGYAAVTAVGLLALVQGLRVARARQAAEVEAAETPDVETVESVPTPGEEFDRTVAELRSGPRRMLVRERSDLRDTLREAAVTAVADRDNCSPERARERIAAGTWTDDPHAAAFLGGDDAPSPPLLDRLRLAASTESRNQHRIRRTADAVARAAGVAPDDEASSDGPDDDGTGSRGSRTEGWLSRLRSWRTDTGGPGDAPSPDADAASAGTESADRGGSTPDAERATEADRGGAEPADADRRTEAEA
- a CDS encoding hydantoinase/oxoprolinase family protein, with amino-acid sequence MTGEVRVGADVGGTFTDVVLLAGDGELVTAKVPTTDDQSEGVLEGVRRACAKADLDPGDVDVFSHAMTVSTNALLEGEGARTALVTTEGFRDVLEIGRQDRPALYDLDAEKPDPLVPRRRRFEVAERATPDGVERAVEESEVRALADDIRDSGAESVAVSLLHAYAEPGNERVVAEVLRDELDVPVSASHEVLAAFREYERTATTAVDAYVTPKIDDYLGRLVERAGDAGVPAPLVMQSNGGIADAATVREHAVTTCLSGPAAGVVGADATARGAAADAEGADAPTESASEARDLVTFDMGGTSSDVSLVRDGEVERTTEAEIGDRPVGVPMVDVTTVGAGGGSLAWVDDGGALRVGPESAGADPGPACYGRGGTDPTVTDANVVLGYLGGDTALGGELSLDVDAAREALADLAEQADLAGPVEAARGVYRVANASMTRAVRAVTVERGHDPRAFALAAFGGAGPMHAAALADHLDVERVVVPRACGVLSAFGLLAADETRDAVRTHRASLADADSDEIEAVLADLADEARGDLRNPDAAAVDRRADLRYAGQSFELSVAVGEPFDPEAVAERFHAAHETTYGYRMNEAVDLVGLRVSATVARETPAVAYEHSGEARVGEREADFGDGFRETPVYRREALPAGESFAGPAICEQADSTVVVPPGWRASVRDDGTLVLSRDRRGSSTDEEGAR
- a CDS encoding DUF4129 domain-containing protein, with product MDRDTVRPVVLALLAVVAIGFAAATLDSAVRTDSGGFGFGSPSSDAGAPEGGQPSIGLGNRSSPPAGGGSLLDVPCYAFLDSWWAITAIVGVFGLGAYVAFRRLGGVGVVAYAGPVGIPLLFAHAVLTSCTQPLPKVSQSMFGGNMTLVPEGGSGVPGGATGTSVTDPSFLLMAGLGVALLAAVALLFVSSSGDDSDEEFAEPDTAEDVRAVGRAAGEAADRIEDATDVDNEVFRAWREMTDHLRVSNPASSTPAEFAAAAVDAGMAREDVDRLTALFEEVRYGGEAPTEEREQQALDALRRIEREYAGTEPGDANRGGNTDSEGRTGPDGDAGSDADDGGDAA